One genomic region from Diabrotica undecimpunctata isolate CICGRU chromosome 9, icDiaUnde3, whole genome shotgun sequence encodes:
- the LOC140449920 gene encoding uncharacterized protein — MAVPKPPNVIVQFFFGRISKPIFSCFYSCLKFDLLAGKKMPKTSKKHKQWDPDRMIRAIRAVRGKEMGYLKASKLFAVPKSTLEDYVKQENKTPEQLVAVKIGRRPVLSAEMEADLVSYCLEMDRRFYEIGTADIKRLAYQIALRNGLRHPFAHAESAGKKWLRGFMRRNAVLSLRKPQGISKARIKGFTPENVSRFYDLLETSMEKVNFNPARVYNVDESGITTVQSKNTRVITLKGKKQVGSVTATERGALVTVVFCMNAAGGFVPPLFVFPRKNMKVELLDGSPPGSIAACHPSGWIQQHIFSQWLQHFVAHVKPSREDPVLLILDGHYSHTRNIDVIEAGRANFVTILCIPPHSSHKLQPLDLSFMSPFKTYYSQQIEMWLRQNPGRTINSYQICKLMCPAYLKSATAEISANGFRKSGIYPFNKNNFSDHDFIMERQRERTPPPINQNHGEVLPTRGQSRPEPQSIIERTPPKHNLTNKSSNGNATETTATMIRAEDISPLPSCSYTSQTNKQKNPRKGSSWIITSTPYVIKMNLNEV; from the exons ATGGCAGTGCCGAAACCACCAAACGTTATTGTGCAGTTTTTTTTCGGTCGTATTTCAAAGCCTATTTTTTCGTGTTTTTATTCCTGTTTGAAGTTTGATCTTTTGGCAGGG aagaaaatgccaaaaacaagtaaaaaacataaacaatGGGATCCAGACCGAATGATACGTGCTATCCGTGCCGTCAGGGGAAAGGAAATGGGGTATCTTAAAGCCTCGAAGTTATTTGCTGTTCCGAAATCAACTCTGGAAGATTATGTTAAGCAAGAAAATAAAACTCCGGAGCAGTTGGTTGCTGTTAAAATTGGAAGAAGACCAGTACTTTCTGCAGAAATGGAAGCAGATTTAGTCTCGTATTGCCTAGAAATGGACCGGCGATTTTACGAAATTGGGACCGCTGATATCAAGAGACTTGCATATCAAATAGCTTTACGAAATGGTCTTCGTCATCCATTTGCCCATGCCGAATCTGCCGGTAAAAAATGGTTAAGGGGATTTATGAGGCGAAACGCAGTTTTGTCCCTTAGAAAACCACAAGGAATCTCGAAAGCCCGAATTAAGGGATTTACCCCAGAAAATGTCAGCAGATTCTATGATCTTTTAGAAACGTCAATGGAAAAAGTTAACTTCAACCCCGCAAGAGTTTATAACGTTGATGAAAGCGGCATAACAACGGTTCAGTCCAAGAATACTCGTGTTAtaacattaaaaggaaaaaaacaggTTGGATCTGTTACCGCGACTGAAAGAGGCGCATTAGTTACTGTTGTATTTTGTATGAATGCTGCTGGTGGGTTTGTCCCTCCATTATTCGTGTTTCCAAGAAAGAACATGAAAGTGGAATTATTAGATGGATCGCCGCCTGGCTCTATTGCAGCTTGCCATCCATCAGGTTGGATTCAGCAGCACATTTTTTCCCAATGGCTACAGCATTTCGTAGCTCACGTGAAACCATCCCGTGAAGACCCAGTGCTGCTTATTCTTGATGGTCACTACAGCCACACAAGAAATATAGATGTGATAGAAGCAGGACGTGcaaatttcgttacaattttgtGTATCCCGCCGCACAGTTCACACAAACTACAACCTCTAGATTTGTCTTTTATGTCACcatttaaaacatattattcGCAACAAATTGAGATGTGGTTAAGGCAAAATCCTGGACGCACCATAAACTCGTATCAAATTTGTAAGCTTATGTGCCCGGCATATTTGAAAAGTGCTACTGCAGAAATTTCCGCGAATGGTTTTCGCAAATCTGGAATAtatccttttaataaaaataacttttctgATCACGATTTTATAATGGAGAGACAAAGAGAAAGAACACCACCACCCATAAATCAAAATCATGGGGAAGTATTACCAAcaagaggtcagtcaagaccagaaCCACAAAGCATTATCGAAAGAACACCTCCAAAAcataacttaacaaataaatCATCCAATGGAAATGCAACTGAAACTACGGCAACTATGATAAGAGCTGAGGATATTAGTCCACTGCCTTCTTGCAGTTATacctcacaaacaaacaaacaaaaaaatcctcGAAAAGGTTCTAGTTGGATAATAACTAGTACACCTTATGTTATAAAGATGAACTTGAACGAAGTGTAG